The following proteins are co-located in the Cryptococcus neoformans var. grubii H99 chromosome 1, complete sequence genome:
- a CDS encoding succinate dehydrogenase, cytochrome b556 subunit has translation MSTSILRNSLARAVHRPSILRTTPGLMLAQRRLASTEPVTAAESITLLNSQRQHRPTSPHATIYQPQLTWYLSILHRVTGVAFGGALYVSAMAYLLHPLVPAIDSAHLIQLVHDLPGWFKGSAKFIIALPFTFHCYNGLRHLNWDIGKALTIKGVYQTGYAVLGATVLSSLYLAFFI, from the exons ATGTCTAcctccatcctccgcaACTCCCTCGCCAGGGCAGTCCACAGGC CCTCAATCCTCCGGACCACTCCCGGTCTTATGCTGGCCCAGCGACG ACTCGCCTCCACTGAGCCCGTGACTGCCGCTGAGAGCATTACCCTTCTTAACTCCCAAAGGCAACATCGACCCACGTCTCCTCACGCGACCATCTACCAGCCTCAG CTCACATGGTATCTCTCCATTTTGCATCGTGTCACCGGTGTCGCTTTTGGAGGTGCCCTTTACGTTTCCGCCATGGCCTATCTACTTCACCCCCTTGTCCCTGCCATCGACTCTGCTCACCTCATTCAACTCGTGCACGACTTGCCCGGATGGTTCAAGGGAAGCGCCAAGTTCATCATCGCTCTCCCTTTTACCTTCCACTGTTACAATGGTTTGAGGCATTTAAACTGGGACATTGGAAAGG CTCTTACCATTAAGGGTGTCTATCAAACAGGTTACGCTGTCCTCGGTGCCACtgtcctctcttccctctacctcgctttcttcatttAA
- a CDS encoding A1 cistron-splicing factor AAR2, which produces MDQLNAEQAQALWEAGGFLIITDLPEGSEFGIDGTFHTVRKFSGIKFLPPGLHFIAWSPPSSTAGPSVIQIRQAFVRNFSTKERYAVHYNKDTENVSLPENDITVMSDDNLKTLDKELAPYPFERFEAWKSLTSHITPTISQTVIGPDGKADGLMPVIDQEEDTLTTDMREKLEEIKRRSQNFGFTKSLMFVRFSLKKSWRDGAVGEEVTVYSKDKSWLLGNVIDEQLDRNPTALLGHLQLSFILFLQLSSYSSFLAYKRMLALLCQSSSFLISPSSFLSPPKQNPNAHVGEGMKILYKELLKSLRVEIEALPDGVFDTELPEMDVFYLDQLESLRRNLASAIWGEVEEGTAWTDLERQSFKSLWNALRDSAWKKWMWDIDELSHRVDEEDEDEEGEYAPVVVEM; this is translated from the exons ATGGACCAACTCAATGCAGAACAAGCGCAAGCATTATGGGAGGCTGGTggcttcctcatcatcactgATCTGCCAGAAGGCAGTGAATTCGGTATAGACGGAAC GTTTCATACCGTGCGGAAATTCTCAGGCATAAagtttcttcctccaggACTTCATTTCATCGCCTGGtccccaccatcttccacaGCCGGGCCTTCTGTCATTCAGATTCGCCAAGCGTTCGTTCGCAACTTTTCAACAAAAGAAAGATACGCTGTTCATTATAATAAGGATACAGAGAATGTTAGCCTTCCCGAAAATGATATTACGGTCATGTCGGATGATAATCTTAAGACGTTAGACAAGGAACTTGCTCCTTATCCGTTCGAAAGATTTGAAGCGTGGAAATCCCTCACATCACACATTACCCCTACTATATCTCAGACTGTCATTGGTCCTGATGGTAAAGCAGATGGCCTAATGCCAGTCATCgatcaagaggaagatacTTTGACAACAGATATGCGTGAGAAGCTAGAAGAAATAAAACGAAGGAGCCAAAACTTCGGTTTCACAAAAAGCTTAATGTTTGTGAGATTTAGTCTCAAAAAGAGTTGGAGAGATGGGGCGGTCGGGGAAGAAGTGACAGTGTACTCTAAAGATAAAAGCTGGCTACTGGGCAACGTGATTGACGAACAGCTTGATAGAA ATCCAACTGCACTTTTAGGCCACCTTCAGCTGTCAttcattctttttctccaacTCTCGTCATACTCTTCATTTTTGGCGTATAAAAGGATGCTGGCGCTTTTGTGtcaatcttcatccttccttATTTCGCCGTCTAGCTTCCTCTCCCCGCCTAAACAAAACCCTAACGCTCAtgtgggagaaggaatgaAAATACTTTATAAAGAACTACTCAAATCCCTACGAGTAGAAATCGAAGCACTGCCTGATGGAGTATTTGACACAGAGCTTCCAGAAATGGATGTCTTTTACCTTGACCAACTTGAAAGCCTTCGCAGAAACCTTGCGTCTGCGATATGGGGTGAGGTCGAAGAGGGCACAGCCTGGACGGACCTTGAGCGGCAATCTTTCAAATCTTTATGGAATGCCCTCCGCGATTCGGCGTGGAAAAAGTGGATGTGGGATATTGATGAGCTGAGCCATAgggttgatgaagaggatgaggatgaagaaggagaatacGCGCCAGTGGTCGTTGAAATGTAA
- a CDS encoding 3-oxo-5-alpha-steroid 4-dehydrogenase 1 — translation MLPPKNFFPSLIIFHLFPLHSPITFFGLIDAPFGRFSRKVSRLNLNGNLSWAIMELVSPIAFLTTIVNSSHPSLNRPSRILSGLYLAHYAHRAIISPLILSPKRSPLHITVVLAAMLFNLLNGYLLAVGLAFYPPKEIGWQFVLGVIGWTIGFFGNVYHDEILNDLRRPPTKRIVMSHLPEDGASEKERYKVPRGGLFEWISFPNYLCEWLEWACWSFAANPYPLIAVPALPYLLRAPEYRDSHTVLSIISNFYWPSRLLAPSWAFVLAEVTSMLPRAVRGHAWYKEKFGNKYPKSRKAVIPGIL, via the exons ATGCTCCCTCCAAAGAACTTCTTCCCGTCCCTTATCATCTttcacctctttcctctgcaCTCACCTATCACATTTTTTGGCTTGATAGATGCGCCCTTTGGGCGGTTCAGCCGCAAGGTCAGTAGATTGAATCTCAATG GAAACTTATCATGGGCCATCATGGAGCTCGTTTCT CCTATAGCCTTTTTGACGACAATTGTAAACAgctctcatccttctttgaaTCGTCCCTCGAGAATACTCTCC GGGCTGTACCTCGCTCATTATGCCCATCGGGCTATTATATCACCTCTGATTCTTTCGCCGAAAAGGTCGCCCCTCCATATCACTGTTGTTCTTGCGGCCATGTTGTTCAACCTCCT GAATGGATATCTTTTAGCCGTTGGCTTGGCTTTTTACCCTCCGAAAGAGATCGGCTGGCAATTCGTTCTCGGTGTAATTGGATGGACAATAGGATTCTTTGGGAATGTCTATCATGACGAAATTCTCAATGATCTTCGTCGACCGCCTACAAAGAGAATAGTGATGAGCCATCTTCCAGAAGATGGCGCTtctgaaaaggaaagataCAAAGTGCCAAGAGGTGGGCTCTTTGAATGGATCTCCTTTCCGAATTACCTGTGTGAATG GCTTGAATGGGCCTGCTGGTCTTTTGCCGCAAACCCATATCCACTTATCGCCGTTCCAGCCCTGCCCTACTTATTGCGCGCCCCCGAGTATAGAGATTCTCATACAGTGCTGTCCATTATATCAAACTTTTACTGGCCTTCCCGACTGCTCGCTCCAAGTTGGGCATTTGTGCTTGCGGAGGTGACATCTATGTTGCCCAGAGCAGTGAGAGGACATGCCTGGTACAAGGAAAAGTTCGGTAATAAGTATCCCAAAAGTAGGAAAGCAGTCATTCCGGGCATCCTTTAG
- a CDS encoding vacuolar protein 8 encodes MGSALSSCCSPRRKNAYEPLLLETEREAVADLLQYLENRSTTNFFAGSPLAALTTLSFSENVDLQRSAALAFAEITEKEVREVGRDTLDPVLYLLSSHDPEVQRAASAALGNLAVNAENKLLVVSLGGLEPLIRQMLSPNVEVQCNAVGCITNLATHDENKTQIAKSGALVPLTRLAKSKDMRVQRNATGALLNMTHSDENRQQLVAAGAIPVLVSLLNSPDTDVQYYCTTALSNIAVDAANRKKLAQSEPKLVQSLVQLMDSQSLKVQCQAALALRNLASDSKYQLEIVKFGGLKPLLRLLHSSYLPLILSAAACVRNVSIHPANESPIIESGFLQPLIELLSFDENEEVQCHAISTLRNLAASSEKNKGAIVEAGAVEKIKSLVLAVPLAVQSEMTACIAVLALSDDLKPQLLEMGICEVLIPLTNSPSVEVQGNSAAALGNLSSKAAEDYAPFNAVWNKPDGGLHAYLVRFLSSADITFQHIAVWTIVQLLEAEDEQLTNNIRSSPILISSIRQLAKSPPPSRAGGAPRRDPNDPSAGSSEDEFEDGLTDQEGEGEIVSLARRILDLTEVGEEGDEFGERAGRNVPVNSHGQAPGQGQTSQVGSMGSEHAALRASVHRALSGGGR; translated from the exons ATGGGCAGCGCACTCAGCAGCTGTTGCAGcccgaggaggaagaacgcTTACGAGCCACTTCTCCTCGAGACAGAGCGCGAGGCCGTCGCAGACCTCCTCCAGTACCTAGAAA ACCGATCCACCACCAACTTCTTCGCCGGCTCTCCTCTCGCAGCACTCACCACTTTGTCGTTCTCCGAGAATGTTGATCTCCAACGCTCGGCGGCCTTAGCGTTCGCGGAAATCACAGAGAAGGAGGTCAGAGAAGTGGGAAGGGATACCCTAGATCCCGTTCTCTATTTGTTAAGCAGCCACGATCCCGAGGTGCAAAGAGCAGCCAGCGCTGCGTTGGGCAATTTGGCTGTCAATG CCGAAAACAAGCTCTTAGTTGTGTCTCTTGGTGGTCTCGAACCGCTTATTCGACAAATGCTCAGCCCCAACGTGGAGGTGCAGTGCAACGCAGTTGGGTGCATCACCAACCTTGCCACCCATG ACGAAAATAAGACTCAAATCGCCAAGTCTGGTGCATTGGTGCCTTTGACCCGGTTGGCCAAGTCAAAAGATATGCGAGTACAGAGGAATGCCACTGGGGCGCTACTCAATATGACTCATTCCG ATGAGAACCGTCAACAGCTTGTCGCTGCTGGCGCCATTCCTGTCCTCGTCAGCCTTCTTAATTCACCGGATACAGATGTCCAATATTACTGCACGACTGCTCTGAGTAACATTGCTGTCGACG CTGCCAACCGAAAGAAGCTTGCTCAGTCTGAACCCAAGCTTGTTCAGAGCCTTGTCCAGCTCATGGATAGTCAGAGTTTGAAGGTTCAATGCCAAGctgctcttgctcttcgTAACCTTGCCAGTGACA GCAAATACCAACTCGAAATTGTCAAATTCGGTGGTCTTAAaccccttcttcgtcttcttcattcttcctaTCTTCCCCTCATTCTCTCCGCCGCTGCTTGTGTCCGTAACGTGTCTATCCATCCCGCAAACGAATCTCCCATTATCGAGTCGGGCTTTCTCCAACCTCTAATTGAGCTCTTGTCTTTTGacgaaaatgaagaagttCAATGTCATGCAATTTCAACGTTACGGAATTTAGCTGCTAGTAgcgagaagaacaaggggGCGATTGTGGAAGCCGGAGCGGTGGAAAAGATAAAATCTCTGGTCTTGGCTGTCCCGCTGGCAGTGCAAAGTGAGATGACTGCTTGCATTGCCGTCTTGGCATTGAGTG ATGATTTGAAGCCGCAACTTCTGGAAATGGGAATCTGTGAGGTGCTTATCCCTTTGACTAATTCCCCTAGCGTTGAGGTACAAGGGAACAGCGCGGCAGCTTTGGGtaatctctcttccaagg CGGCCGAGGATTATGCGCCCTTCAACGCAGTATGGAACAAGCCCGACGGAGGATTGCATGCCTATCTCGTGAGATTCTTGAGTAGCGCGGATATCACCTTCCAACACATTGCCGTCTGG ACTATCGTGCAGTTACTggaagctgaagatgaACAACTGACCAACAACATTCGATCTTCCCCCATTTTGATATCTTCTATCCGTCAACTTGCCAaatcacctcctccttctcgtgCAGGCGGCGCCCCTCGTCGCGATCCGAACGATCCTTCTGCTGGCTCATCGGAAGATGAATTCGAGGATGGATTAACAGAtcaagaaggcgaaggggAGATTGTCAGTCTTGCTCGACGAATCTTGGATCTCACCGAAGtaggggaagaaggtgatgaGTTTGGTGAGAGAGCGGGTCGAAACGTGCCTGTCAATAGCCACGGACAAGCTCCTGGGCAAGGGCAGACCAGTCAGGTCGGAAGCATGGGATCGGAGCACGCGGCACTGAGGGCTAGTGTGCACCGGGCGCTgagtggtggaggcagatAG
- a CDS encoding survival factor 1, which produces MSWFGSSKSSSNSHAGATNFWPATSYNTGFGELTESDTAWLNASNQGFQTETNVWYSVLEDGSLLMVQIIWSYLGIFLIPATTQMTFKHYNPTTKKAVWKSVHASNAKFDKQSCKSDLFEIRHSGSPTEGETYNITASLEKDVQITVEYTKPADAPGFKLGSGPDGGISTFGKDKAKREGYVVHRFHPFIHSSGTVIINGQAVDAKGEGIFIHAIQGMRPNLIASRWNFCFFSTAPGQDEEKLGSVRAFQMEFETTDDFGPKGAKSGRTKVNIGGIYCSKTAPVPFLITGQTHAPSSDSTYPVPSQDISSASHLNPVHDSETGYSVPSGIEFKWQGDRRDGQGKAGATLVIEKAGKVPGEGGLIEKVDVLAEIPYVIKKGLTAMTGTNAYIYQYHNPATLEVKLDEEVIPVKGFVFNEASFISP; this is translated from the exons ATGTCCTGGTTCGG ATCAAGCAAGTCTAGCTCAAACTCACACGCCGGCGCCACCAACTTTTGGCCCGCTACCTCCTACAACACTGGCTTCGGTGAGCTAACCGAGTCTGATACTGCT TGGTTGAACGCTAGCAATCAGGGTTTCCAGACGGAAACCAATGTCTGGTACAGtgttcttgaagatggcaGTCTTCTGATGGTGCAAATCATCTGGTCTTACCTCGG TATTTTTCTCATTCCGGCCACTACCCAAATGACCTTCAAGCATTACAATCCCACTACTAAAAAGGCGGTTTGGAAGTCTGTCCATGCCTCAAACGCCAAGTTCGACAAGCAGAGCTGCAAGTCTGATCTTTTC GAAATCAGACACTCTGGATCACCCACCGAGGGAGAGACATACAACATTACTGCTTCCCTTGAGAAGGACGTTCAGATCACCGTCGAGTACACTAAGCCTGCCGATGCTCCTGGATTCAAGCTTGGATCTGGTCCTGATGGCGGTATCTCTACGTTCGGCAAGGACAAAGCTAAGAGGGAAGGCTATGTTGTTCACCGATTCCATCCCTTCATTCATAGCTCTGGTaccgtcatcatcaacggACAAGCTGTTGACGCCAAGGGTGAGGGTATATTTATACATGCCATTCAAGGTATGAGGCCAAACCTGATTGCCTCTCGATGGAACTTTTGCTTTTTCTCCACTGCTCCTGGgcaagatgaggagaagcTCGGCAGTGTGAGGGCCTTCCAAATGGAGTTCGAGACCACT GATGACTTCGGACCCAAGGGCGCAAAGTCCGGTCGAACTAAGGTCAATATCGGTGGCATCTACTGCAGCAAGACTGCTCCCGTCCCGTTCCTTATCACTGGCCAGACTCATGCCCCTTCTTCTGACTCTACCTATCCTGTTCCTTCTCAGGATATCTCTTCCGCCAGTCACTTGAACCCAGTCCACGACTCTGAAACTGGCTATTCTGTACCTAGCGGCATTGAATTCAAATGGCAGGGCGACCGAAGGGACGGCCAAGGGAAAGCTGGTGCCACCCTCGTCATTGAAAAAGCGGGCAAAGTACCCGGCGAAGGGGGTCTGATTGAAAAGGTCGACGTTTTGGCCGAGATTCCATACGTCATCAAGAAGGGCTTAACGGCTATGACTGGGACAAACGCTTACATCTACCAG taCCACAACCCCGCTACACTTGAAGTCAAacttgatgaagaagtcatACCCGTCAAGGGCTTTGTCTTCAACGAGGCGTCTTTCATTTCCCCGTAG
- a CDS encoding ribonuclease HI yields MAPKPGFYAVATGRHPGVYKTWPAAEEQVKGFPSAKYKKFATEQEAKDFVTAVGDALPSQPPPLGKRKRAEMEDSKAPPPDTHFRATSPATMASPASLPPKLQKIAQQGFSFTKSVPHYLVVYTDGSARGNGQVGSRAGAGIWWGSHGEASKQNRAERVPGEPQTNNRGELLAVIRAIERCPFPDIPLEIRCDSQYTISCMTIWLPKWMNNNFKNSYKQEVVNADLIKHLLVLLRRRGAAGRVKFKYVPAHSGVEGNEAADRLARTGGALPFVSDENNWLDPEDEVVPCDSETDPTEVELEIDEGWLMTAEELAALEQQLVQ; encoded by the exons AT GGCTCCTAAGCCAGGATTCTATGCCGTTGCGACAGGCAGACATCCCGGGGTCTACAAGACATGGCCTGCGGCGGAGGAGCAAGTCAAGGGGTTTCCGAG TGCCAAATACAAAAAGTTTGCGACTgagcaagaagcaaaagaTTTCGTCACTGCTGTCGGAGatgctcttccttcccaacCGCCCCCACTTGGTAAAAGGAAACGGGCTGAGATGGAAGACAGCAAGGCGCCGCCCCCTGATACCCATTTTCGAGCCACTTCTCCGGCAACAATGGCCTCACCTGCATCTTTACCACCGAAATTACAAAAGATAGCTCAACAGGGTTTTAGTTTTACTAAGTCTGTTCCACACTATCTTGTCGTCTATACAGATGGCTCCGCCAGAGGAAATGGACAAGTAGGCTCAAGAGCAGGAGCTGGGATTTGGTGGGGCAGCCATGGAGAAGCGTCTAAACA GAACCGGGCGGAGAGAGTCCCAGGGGAGCCACAAACCAACAACCGAGGAGAATTGCTC GCTGTGATACGAGCCATTGAAAGATGCCCCTTTCCAGATATCCCACTTGAAATACGATGTGATTCACAATACACCATCTCCT GTATGACCATATGGCTTCCAAAATGGATGAATAACAACTTTAAGAACAGTTATAAACAAGAAGTGGTCAATGCAGATTTGATCAAACATCTCCTAGTCCTCCTTagacgaagaggagccGCTGGAAGAGTCAAATTCAAGTACGTGCCTGCGCACAGTGGAGTAGAAGGGAATGAGGCAGCCGAC AGGCTAGCACGCACAGGCGGTGCATTGCCTTTCGTTTCGGATGAAAATAACTGGCTTGAtccagaagatgaggtCGTTCCTTGCGATTCAGAAACTGACCCAACAGAGGTTGAATTGGAG ATTGATGAAGGTTGGCTGATGACCGCGGAAGAGTTGGCCGCACTCGAACAACAGCTCGTCCAGTAA